In Gimesia panareensis, the genomic window AGTACGAAGGTCCCGCCATGGCCCGCGTGATGTCGTTTGTGATGACGATTTTCATCTTCGTGCCCGCCATTGCACCGACACTGGGGCAGGGGATTCTGCTGATCGCCCACTGGCGGGCCATTTTTGCTACTCTGCTGGGCTGCGGACTGCTGACGCTTGCCTGGTTTGCGCTCCGCCTGCCCGAGACGCTCAGCGTGGAACGCCGGATTCCTTTCTCTCTGGCGCGCATCAAGGCGGCTGTGATCGAAGTCTGTTCGCACCGGGTTTCGCTGGGATACACGATTTCACTGGGGCTGATCTCCAGTGCCTTCCTGGGTTATTTGAGCTCGGCGCAGCAGATCTTCCAGAAGCAGTACCAGCTGGGAACGATGTTTCCGTTGTACTTCGCGATTCTGGCACTCTGTATCGGCAGTGCCTCGTTTGTGAACGGACGCCTGGTGATGCGGTTTGGCATGCAGAACCTGTCGCGGTGGTCTAAACGGTTTTCGACGGTCATCTCGCTGTTGTTCTTTCTGTACGTGCTGAGTACCGGCGGTCAGCCTCCCCTGTGGACGATGATGGGGTACATGATGATTATTCTGTTCTGCTTTGGAATCATGTATGGGAATCTGAATGCGATGGCGATGGAGCCGCTGGGACATATTGCCGGTATCGGGGCGGCGGTGATGGGGGCGCTGTCGACTTTGATCTCAGTCCCCTGCGGGATTCTGATTGGTCACAGTTATAACGGCACCGTAATTCCGGTGATCAGCGGATTCATGATCTCCGGAGTGCTGATCGTGGTGGTCATGCATTGGGTAGAAACCGTGCCGTCAGAGCCCGTCAGTGAGACAGACTGAGAGATTTGAAGTGCCGGACTGTTTAACAACCCGGGATGCTTCTGGTATGGTAGACTGAGTCAGATGTCGTCATTTGAATTTGTTCTGATTCACTGTGGGCATTATTTTTTCTGTTTCAGGATTCACGATGAGTTATCTGTTTCAGCAGGATGAGTCACTGGCGGACGGCGTGCGGCGGATCGCCGGACATCAGGTACATAAAGCGATCGAGGAATTACAGAATTCGGAGTCGGACCGGCACGAGGCGATTCATGAGGTCCGCAAACGGTTCAAGAAACTGCGGGGGCTGATTCGCATCGTCCGACCGGGGTTGGGGGACCAGTACAGCCAGATCAATGTCTGGTACCGCGATGCAGGGAGGCGGCTCTCTCGTGTGCGCGATGCGGAATCGATGCTGGAATCGCTGGGTAAACTGAAGGCCCGTTTCGACGATCCCGCCTATGTGGACCTGTTTGCCGCCTTCGAAAAGTGCTTTCAGGCCCGCAAACAGCAACTTGTGGAAGAGTGGATCGACCTCGAACAGGAACTGCAAACGCTGTGTGAGGAACTGCAGACCGCGCAGAAGCAGATCGAAAACTGGAAGATCAAAGGTAATCCGGACAAGATCCTGCGGGAGGGCCTGCAGCAAAACTATCGACGCGGCGCAGAAGCGCTGGCGACACTGCACGAGCAACCGAGCGACGAACTGTTCCACGAGTGCCGCAAGCGCAGCAAGTATTATCTGTATCACATGCGACTGTTGAAAGATGTCTGGGAGCCGATTCTCTCCGCGCAACTGTCGGTGCTCGATCAGTTAAACGATTACCTGGGCGACGATCACGATCTGGCGGTGATGACCTGTCAGTTGACCAGTGAACCGGAGCGCTTCGGTGCGGCCAGCGATATCGATCAGCTCTTAACGCTCATCGCTCGCCAGCGCGAAGAATGGCAGTCCGCGGCGCTGGCCCTGGGTGACCGGATCTATGCAGAAAAGCCGAAGGCGTTTGCCAGACGACTGCAAACCTACTGGAAGCTCTGGCAGAATACAAACGCGAAGAAATCGTGACCTCATCGGCAGGTACCGCGGAACCGTTCTTGTATTCGGTCATTTTTCAAGGTACATTGATTTTTCCGTTCCTATTTGAAACCGCAGCTGATCGCGTTCAGGTGGCGGCCGACTTCTGAAGATGAGCCACGGAGATCACGATGGACTCAAACGACCACGCCGAATCACAAATCCCTCCCTCCACGCCGGAGACAGATCAGCAGTACCCGCCCTACCGTTCCCCGCTGATTGTCAGGGGGCTGGTGTTTGCCTTTCTGATTGTGGTAGTGGTCAGCATTTATTCCGGCAACATTTTCAAACCCGCTCCCGAAGCGCATTCATTCAAAGGCGAGATGCAGCAACTGGGTTTGGCCTATCATGAATTTCATCGAAAACAGGAACGTTCGCCTGCCAGCCTGGAAGACCTGCAGGACTTCATTGCCAATCCTCCCCCGCCCCCCAAAGCAGACGGGATCGTCCCCCCCGATCCCGTAACGGTTGTGACTCTGCCGGACAGCCTCGAGAAAATGATCAAAGAGGGTACCGTGGTTGTGATCTGGAATGCAGTGCTGACCGATTCCGGACAGGAGAACGACAAGTATCTGCTTGCGTACACGAAAGATATCACCCAAAACGGCGGTTTCGCAATGACGGCCGCGGGGCGTGTGCTGGAACTGACGCCCGATGAATTCAGGGCGTATCCGCTCGTTCCCGCTGTCGTTGACGAAGTGGAGCCTGCCGAAGCTGATGCCAAAGCTGAGGAGTCTCCCCAGACCAGGTCCAGTGACACAGCTGAGGAAAAGCAGACCGAGGCAGAAAAACCGCCAGCCGATAAAGAGTGACGCTGTGTGATCTAGTCTGCCTCAGGTTCCGGGATTCGCAGTAGCGAAATCAAGAGGCCCCGTTTCTGGCCTTGGACCTCAGCGATTTCGGGCAGATGCCCGCAGACCTCGAAGCCGAATTTCTCATTCAGATGTTTCGTGCCTTCGTTGTGATCGAAGTGCATGCCGATCAGCGTGGTGATGCCGAGTGCCGGACAGGCATCAATCATCTTCTGCAGCAGGAACGTGCCCAGTCCCTGTTTCTGATGCGAATTCGACAGGTAGAGACTGACTTCGGCCGTCTTATCATACGCCGGTCGGCCCGCATAAAACGAAGTCACGTAGATGCAGCCTACGATCTGACCAGTTTCGTCTTCGGCGACCCAGATCGGGCGTTTCTCCGGTGAGAACTGGGCAAACCACTGGCGCCGACTTTCAACGGTAATCGGCTTCGTGTCCGCAGTCGCGGTACCGGCGGGGATCGACTGGTTGTAGATCTCGACGATCGCGGGCAGATCATCCGGGGTGGCATCGCGGGTGGTAATCATGATGGCTTAGTTGGAGTCCCGTTTTGCAGGAGGAAGACAGCGGGGCAGACGATGAACGTCATTCGACATGTTGTACCGTCTCCAGTGGCTAAAATACAAATGAGATGAGGATCACCGCTACCAGAATCAGGGGATACAGGGGCCGCGACCAGAAGTCCATCTGGGCCACCAGGCGTTTATTCTGAATGCTTTCTCCTTTGAGCAGGTAGGTGTTTATCACCGTCTGGATCAATCCTGAAAACACGGTGAGGGTCGACAGCATGATGAAGCGATCGATGCGCGTGATGTAAGAAATGCGCGGCAGCAGCACTGTAATGGCAAACAGGTAAGCGACCAGTGTCAGGAAAGCCGAAGTCGAGATACCGATGTTGGTGCCCGATTGCTCGGGGTTCAGCCAGCGGGGAAGCCAGGACATGATTACGATCAGGCATAACGGCAGAATGACCTTCATGATGTAATAGTCGGGCTGCCGGGCCACCTTGATTTTCATTTCAAAACCGGCGACACCGACGGGGCTCTGATCCGGATAATAGGAAGCAGCCTTTGCCTGGAACGAGAGGATGTCAAAGTCGGGCAATGAAAAATGTTTCGCCAGGTTGGATGTCCTGCCCAGGTCACCGACCAGCGGAACCATGACCACCTGTTTCTCAGACAGTCCGGGGGCCACGAGTTGGATAGACAACTCCTGCTGGTCGAAGGGAAAGTCGCGCAGGTTCAGGGGCTGTGAGAAATGCCCCCAGACTTTCTGCCGATGGATGACGGTCCCATCTGGCAGGATTTCGGCTGATTCAGGATACGACTTCCAGGCGTTCTGCTGGCCGACAATGGTCAGACGCGGGTTCCAGATATCGCTCAGATCAACGTGCAGCGGTCCGGGACCCGGGTGTTGGAGCAGATGATTTTTCCAGCGGGCTTCATAATAGATACTGGCTGCGAAACTCTGGTCGGCTGAATTGATTTCATCGATGTCGATCACATAAATCAGGATCTGCACCTCCGTTGCTTCTCCCGGACTGGAGGGCCGCTTCAATTCCGGTTTCGGCTCTTCGACCAGGGATGATTTCGGGGTATCATCCGCATCAGCAGGAACAGGAGCTCTGAGAGGTTCGTCTGTTGCGACAGCAACAGAATTTTGGTCTGCACCCCCTGGCAGAGAGGAAACATCTGAGCCAGGGACAATTTCCTGTGCAGCACCGGGGACGGGCAGACCTGAGATGAGCAGTCCGACATTGAGAAAGAACCGAGGTAAAAATGCGTTTGTCAATCAAGTGTTCCTTCTGGAGTCCAGGGGGGCAGACTGTCTGAAGCTGAAGAACGCGCTTCCATTATTCTTGAATTATACCGGCAGTCAGATCGCGGATCTCTGGATTTTTTCGCTTCGGATTAGAAATCGCTTCAATCCCCGACCGATCCATCTGCGGAAATGGATACTTTGGCCTCTCTCAGGTAAAAAAAGCAAGAAATCCCGGTATGCCCGTTTCATAAAATGACAGAAAAGTTTATACAGGGCCTGCCTGAAGTCAGGCTGAGTTGTAACGAAATGGAGAGGGTGTGCTGGTCCATGAGAAGGGACCGGGGAAGCGACCACGGGAATTAAATCGATGATTGAAGATTTGCGGGAGCTGAAATTCGAACGGCTGGAAGACGCGGTCGCGGAAGTGGAGTCGCTGTTGCAGACTGGCTACACGCAGCGGGGCAAGTGGAATCTGGCCCAGATCTGCCGCCATTTATCACTGGTGCAGGATCCCGCGCTTGATGGTTATCCGAAGTGGATGCTGCTCTTCGCTCCTCTCTGGCCGGTGATGCGACGGCTTTTTCTGCCCCGTCTGCTCAAGGGAGATTCTCCCCAGGGAATTCCGACGACCCCGATTTTCGTCCCGGCGGAGAACCTGGAAGACGCCGCGGAGGCGGAAAATTATGCCCAGAGCGTCGCCCGTTTCCAAGCCCACGAGGGACGCTACCACTGGCACCCCGGCTTCGGCCGCCTGGATCGCGAAACACTGGAAACCGTTTACACAACCCACGCCGCCCATCACCTGCGGTTTCTGGAACCACAGAGGGAAACGTGAATTCCAGGTCAGTTTCCCAGGTACCAGACTTTCATGGCTGCTTTGGCACGCTGAGGATTACCAGCAACATCAAACATCCTGCCTGTCGGCTGGATACGATCGATGATTTTCTGGCAGCATTCACCGACGCGAAAGACACGATGGGAGCTCCCACACCGTGTGAAACTGTCGTCGTCGACGGCATCGATCAACTGTTCCAGTGCGACGTCCCCCAGATTGACCAGTTGAGTGGCTGGGCTCCCTTTATACAAAACTTGATTGAAGGAGTAGATGCCGCCATTCCACGGGCCTACGCGAATCCCGTTTTCTGCCTTCTGATCCCGCAACTGGTAGATCAGTTCAGCCACCTGTTCCCGAGGTGTCATTTGCGCCAGCGGTTTGATTGTTGCCTGGGCATGTGCATTATCTTCTACAATCATCCGGGTTAAGATGGCAGCAGATTCTCTGGCTTGAATCGCGCTGGTACTTTGTGGATAACGTGTTGTGATCTCCAGAAAACGCTGGCGCAGCCGTTCGCGACTCATTGTCGGTTCGCTGAAGGCCTGTAAGGTAGCTGCCAGGTCAGAAGATGCCATATCCTCGGAAAGTAAATTTTTGATCCCGACCAGTCCCACTGGTTTACCCGTTCTCAGGTCGGGAAGCTCTGCCAGGTAGCTGATCAGGTCTTCCGCCTGTTGTTTGAATCCGTTGCCGAAACAGCCGCGCGCAAGAATAAACAGGGCTACCGGCTCATCTGTTCGGTCGGCTTCAAGTTTGTGATGAACTTCCTGTCTGTTGAGTGCCCGGAGTTCCTCCAGCCGTTCGATTACATCAACGCGAAGGTCAAACTCTTGATAGCGATATGGTTCTCCTGAGAGCATGTTGTACTCATCTCTGGTGAAGGACTCAGTGCTCATGCCGAACGTGAAAACCAGCTTTTCTGTATCAGTGGAATCCAGCAAAAAGGCATAAGCATAATGGGGCTTTTCTTTGACGTCCCACGTTGACCGATAGGTCCCCAGATAGATCCGCAGATATTTTCGATCATCGAGGTTCGGTACATCCAGTGTATCAAACCACTCAAACAGCGCGCGACTGTGTGCCGAGAGGCTCTGTTCTGCGGGGATGATCTGCTCAGACGCCTTAACGGCTTCAGCCTGCGAGCCTGCAGATGTTCTGGCGCTGTTTTGAACCGGCGTGGTTGAATCCGACTTGTCAGAACAGGCAGTCAGCAGAAGGGATAAAGCTGACAGAGCCAGGGGGAACGTGCGATGCATCGGGAACTCCATTTCAGACCGAACAGGTGAACTGCCTCTCGCCGAATCTTATGAAACAACGCACATTGGAGATAGGTCAATCGGGGGGGCGGGGAAGACGCAACTTCCCTGCGGTTTCTGGAGCCAGATGTCAGGATAAGTACCCCTTATCCCTTGACCTGTCCCAGCATTTTGCGGGCGGCGTGGCCCAGCATGACGGTGTCGACGCCGACGGTGATCAGGGTGAAGCCTTTGTCGATGTACGGTTTGACTGCGTCCACGGTGACGCCGAAGATGCCCAGGGGCATATTGTTTTTCTGACAGACTTCGGTGACATGGTCGATGGCGCCGGTCACCTCGGGATGATCGATCTCGCCGATGCGTTTCATGCTGGCGGAGAGATCGTACGGGCCGATCAGCACCGCGTCGACGCCGGGGACGGCGACGATCTGTTCGATGGCGTTGACCGCGTCGATATGCTCGGCCTGAACGACGACGGTGGTCTCTGCATTCGCTTTGGCCAGGTAGTCGTCGAAGGTGAAGCCGTATCCATGGGCGCGACCCAGGCCGACCCCGCGGGTTCCATCAGGCGAGTAGCGGGACCAGGAGACGATCTGTTCGGCCTGTTCCACGGAATTCACCTGCGGGGCGATGATACCGGCGGCGCCCAGATCGAGGGCTTTCTTGATGGGAACCTCTTCCGGGGCGGGCAGCCGGACCAGGCTGGGGATCTTGTGACTCACCCGGCCGACGATGGCTTGCAGATCAGAGGGGGCAAAGGTGCTGTGTTCGGCGTCGAGGAAGAGCCAGTCATAGCCGACGTCTGCCAGGATCTCGGCGGCTTCCGGGCAGGAAAAGGTGACCATGGGGGCAATCAGCAGTTTCCCCTGTTTGAGTTGCGAGCGGAATGAGTCAGACATGGGAGATCCCTGGTATCTAAATGTGAATGATAAAAACAGCCTGAACGCGACTCGGGTGGTTGAGGCGAGATTGTTTCCGGCTCGCGCCTGCGGTATCCTGAAGACGAAGTCCAAAACCGTTCGTTTTCAGTTACCGGGAAGAATATCGATGTTGAAATCAATCCGTTGTCTGCGTTCCACACTGTTGATTCTGTGTTGTTTGAGTTTCATCGTAGCCTCGCTGCAGGCGAATGACAAGAAAACCGAACCGACCAATGCAGCCGAGGCGGCGGCCAAGAAGGCGCAGCAGGAAGCGGAGATCAACAAAAAGTTCGCGGCCTGGAAAGCGACGCTCCCCGCGAAACAGCAGGCGTGGGAAACCGTGCTCGAAGAAAACCTGGGCGGTTTTTATCTCCCCATCTATAAGAAACAGAAAGTGGCCGGTCAGAAGACCGCCTG contains:
- a CDS encoding CHAD domain-containing protein; protein product: MSYLFQQDESLADGVRRIAGHQVHKAIEELQNSESDRHEAIHEVRKRFKKLRGLIRIVRPGLGDQYSQINVWYRDAGRRLSRVRDAESMLESLGKLKARFDDPAYVDLFAAFEKCFQARKQQLVEEWIDLEQELQTLCEELQTAQKQIENWKIKGNPDKILREGLQQNYRRGAEALATLHEQPSDELFHECRKRSKYYLYHMRLLKDVWEPILSAQLSVLDQLNDYLGDDHDLAVMTCQLTSEPERFGAASDIDQLLTLIARQREEWQSAALALGDRIYAEKPKAFARRLQTYWKLWQNTNAKKS
- a CDS encoding HpcH/HpaI aldolase family protein: MSDSFRSQLKQGKLLIAPMVTFSCPEAAEILADVGYDWLFLDAEHSTFAPSDLQAIVGRVSHKIPSLVRLPAPEEVPIKKALDLGAAGIIAPQVNSVEQAEQIVSWSRYSPDGTRGVGLGRAHGYGFTFDDYLAKANAETTVVVQAEHIDAVNAIEQIVAVPGVDAVLIGPYDLSASMKRIGEIDHPEVTGAIDHVTEVCQKNNMPLGIFGVTVDAVKPYIDKGFTLITVGVDTVMLGHAARKMLGQVKG
- a CDS encoding GNAT family N-acetyltransferase; this translates as MITTRDATPDDLPAIVEIYNQSIPAGTATADTKPITVESRRQWFAQFSPEKRPIWVAEDETGQIVGCIYVTSFYAGRPAYDKTAEVSLYLSNSHQKQGLGTFLLQKMIDACPALGITTLIGMHFDHNEGTKHLNEKFGFEVCGHLPEIAEVQGQKRGLLISLLRIPEPEAD
- a CDS encoding ligand-gated ion channel yields the protein MTNAFLPRFFLNVGLLISGLPVPGAAQEIVPGSDVSSLPGGADQNSVAVATDEPLRAPVPADADDTPKSSLVEEPKPELKRPSSPGEATEVQILIYVIDIDEINSADQSFAASIYYEARWKNHLLQHPGPGPLHVDLSDIWNPRLTIVGQQNAWKSYPESAEILPDGTVIHRQKVWGHFSQPLNLRDFPFDQQELSIQLVAPGLSEKQVVMVPLVGDLGRTSNLAKHFSLPDFDILSFQAKAASYYPDQSPVGVAGFEMKIKVARQPDYYIMKVILPLCLIVIMSWLPRWLNPEQSGTNIGISTSAFLTLVAYLFAITVLLPRISYITRIDRFIMLSTLTVFSGLIQTVINTYLLKGESIQNKRLVAQMDFWSRPLYPLILVAVILISFVF
- a CDS encoding multidrug effflux MFS transporter, with product MMALMQSLVALSIDAMLPALTEIGQDLGARAANDSQLIVSFLFLGLAFGQGVYGPLSDTTGRKPAVYLGFTLFLVGSLLSLLATDLNVMLGGRFLQGLGLAAPRCVIVAIVRDQYEGPAMARVMSFVMTIFIFVPAIAPTLGQGILLIAHWRAIFATLLGCGLLTLAWFALRLPETLSVERRIPFSLARIKAAVIEVCSHRVSLGYTISLGLISSAFLGYLSSAQQIFQKQYQLGTMFPLYFAILALCIGSASFVNGRLVMRFGMQNLSRWSKRFSTVISLLFFLYVLSTGGQPPLWTMMGYMMIILFCFGIMYGNLNAMAMEPLGHIAGIGAAVMGALSTLISVPCGILIGHSYNGTVIPVISGFMISGVLIVVVMHWVETVPSEPVSETD
- a CDS encoding DUF1569 domain-containing protein: MIEDLRELKFERLEDAVAEVESLLQTGYTQRGKWNLAQICRHLSLVQDPALDGYPKWMLLFAPLWPVMRRLFLPRLLKGDSPQGIPTTPIFVPAENLEDAAEAENYAQSVARFQAHEGRYHWHPGFGRLDRETLETVYTTHAAHHLRFLEPQRET